TCGGTCAAAGGATACAGGGGTGAGTTGTGGCCCACAGGCGGACTGCCTGTGAATGGCGGCTCCTGGCTCGAGGCTTTTCGGGCGATCGGAATAGAGTCCAAGTTCAGGGCTTCCGTGAAGAACATTGGCAATCTGTACCGGCGTTCGGGCGGCGAATGGTTGCGCACGGTCACCCAGATGGACCCTTATGTGCTGCCGGATCCCAACGTCATGTTCGACCAATGGGGACTAAACGCCAAGGAACGAGAGGTTGGCATACAGATACTGGGCGAGATTGCATTAATGCCCCCGGACAAGATCAATTCCCTCGATGATACGACTGTTCGGGAGTATCTTGGGCGGTATGAGACGATGCCACGTACCATGTACGGATATCTTGCTTTCCTCACCCACGCATTTAACGTGGGATTGATAGACCTGGTTCCAATCTCAGAGGTGGTCAAGGCTTTCCAGCGCCTCATGGGTCAGCCATTGGGTTATCCTATCGGCGGCTATGGCCGTATGTCCGAGGATATTGCCCAGGTAATAAAGGATTGTGGCAGCGAGATCAAGGACAGGACCAGGGTCGAGAGGATCCTGATAGAAGATGGCCGGGCAGCCGGCGTGATCACCAGGGACGCCGTCTATAGATCGCCAATCGTTGTCAGCGATGCCGGCATACAGCCAACAGTGCTCAAGCTCGTCGGCGAACAGCACTTTGACAAGGGCTATCTCAGCTATGTGAAGAGTCTGCTGCCCAGCAATGGATTTACCGGCTGCCACTATATTCTGAAAGAGCCTGTACTCAAATACGGCCTGTATCAGGTCTGGTCAGATGATGCCTGGTGGGACCTGGACCGCCAGGACGAGGTCAAGAGAGGCAAAATGCCGGCAGATCTCATCATTACCGTACTGGTGCCGACCAACTATGACCCTGAGATGGGGCCTCCAGGCAAGCAACTCGTGGTTTTTGGTACTCCGTGCTCGCCCGATCCTGCAGACAAGACAATAGCCGCACTGTGGA
The DNA window shown above is from Chloroflexota bacterium and carries:
- a CDS encoding NAD(P)/FAD-dependent oxidoreductase, which gives rise to MAKKEKYDVIVVGAGPGGVTCGALLAKKGLRVLVLDKNERVGGKQMTVSVKGYRGELWPTGGLPVNGGSWLEAFRAIGIESKFRASVKNIGNLYRRSGGEWLRTVTQMDPYVLPDPNVMFDQWGLNAKEREVGIQILGEIALMPPDKINSLDDTTVREYLGRYETMPRTMYGYLAFLTHAFNVGLIDLVPISEVVKAFQRLMGQPLGYPIGGYGRMSEDIAQVIKDCGSEIKDRTRVERILIEDGRAAGVITRDAVYRSPIVVSDAGIQPTVLKLVGEQHFDKGYLSYVKSLLPSNGFTGCHYILKEPVLKYGLYQVWSDDAWWDLDRQDEVKRGKMPADLIITVLVPTNYDPEMGPPGKQLVVFGTPCSPDPADKTIAALWKKADQQMAEMFPEIVPVIESKGPYSGPAQVAAASRDQVLPAQGGEACGLCVTIGQCGKYKPSAKSPIVGLFYVGFDAGSTAFMGSQQAVDSGLRVAPLVYHYHLEKRQSASF